A stretch of the Uranotaenia lowii strain MFRU-FL chromosome 3, ASM2978415v1, whole genome shotgun sequence genome encodes the following:
- the LOC129753253 gene encoding keratin, type I cytoskeletal 9-like: MIAPPHLAATLNNSGGGSGSNNNNTGNTASKSINSGLSAPGVGGAAGLGSHLGVGIAGGAAISSSGGSAVVVSGSQDSLSGFVLSGGSGGGGGGGNGNGSGSSGSGSSRTCSSNGSGNRILAVNRNIDDLLFGSDLDSLINDNIINGFKSLKVAKSQSQDNLDYQRQHQQLQQQQYTTTHRQPFYHHYHSHQLHSLPPIHQQLQQQTPTSLHYQSHNHHLQQQQQQQQPYQLDRLLESGAIITDRMLTDKAKQKQLHESL, encoded by the exons AACAATAATACTGGTAATACTGCAAGTAAGAGCATCAATAGCGGTTTGAGTGCCCCAGGAGTTGGAGGAGCTGCAGGTTTAGGAAGCCACCTTGGAGTTGGAATAGCTGGTGGAGCAGCAATATCGTCGTCGGGGGGAAGTGCGGTAGTGGTTAGTGGAAGCCAGGATAGTTTGAGTGGCTTCGTGCTTAGTGGTGGGAGTGGAGGAGGAGGCGGAGGGGGTAACGGCAACGGAAGTGGAAGTAGCGGCAGTGGTTCCAGCCGCACCTGCTCCAGTAACGGGAGCGGTAATCGAATTCTCGCAGTTAACCGTAACATCGATGACCTTTTGTTCGGGAGTGATTTAGACTCGTTGATCAATGACAATATCATAAATGGATTCAAGTCACTGAAAGTAGCTAAATCCCAATCACAGGATAATCTAGACTACCAGCGGCAGCATCAACagttgcagcagcagcagtacaCAACCACACATCGTCAACCTTTTTATCATCATTATCACTCGCATCAGCTGCATTCATTGCCACCGATTCATCAACAGTTGCAACAACAGACGCCAACCTCATTGCACTATCAATCTCACAACCATCAtctgcagcaacagcagcaacaacaacaaccgtaTCAACTTGATCGTTTATTAGAATCGGGTGCAATAATAACCGACAGGATGCTGACAGATAAAGCAAAGCAAAAAC AATTACATGAAAGTCtataa